CCGTCGTCGGCTTCCAGTGCTCCTGACGGGTACGCAGGCAGGTCATCCCGATCGCCTCGATCGTGATCGGACTCGGGGCCGTGCCGCCGTAGATCCAGATCTTGCCCGCACCCTTCTCCCAGAACGTGTAGTCGTCGAACGTCTCGGGCGCGATTCCGAACCGATCCGCGAAGTACTCGAGGACGTCCTCGCGACTGACTCGGCCCTCGACGGTTCGCTCGGCCGCGGTCGCGGGAAGGCGGCCGAAGCGCTGGCCGTCGTTGTCGGCGAGCTCCGCGTCGCTCGTCCGGTCGTCCGTAGCGTCGTCACCCATCAGGCGGTCACCTCCAGCTTCGCGACGAAAAAGCCGCCCGTATCGTTCTGGTGGGGGTAGATCCGGGCCGCTTTCTCGAGACGCTCGTCGTACTCCTCGCCGTCCCACTCGGTGAGTCCGGGCGAGTGCTCGAGGCCGAGGTCGAAGTCGACGACCCGACAGTCCTCCTCTTCGAGGACGTGCTGGATGACCGCCTCGTTCTCCTCGGGGGCGAACGTACACGTCGAGTAAACGACGGTGCCGTCCTCGCGAGTGGCCTGGACCGCCCGCCGAAGAATACCTTTCTGGATCCCCGAGACTTCGTCGAGATAGCCCTCCGACCAGCCGTCGAGCGCGTCGGGGTTCTTCCGGATCGTCCCCTCGCAAGAACAGGGGGCGTCGACGAGGCTGCGATCGAACTCCTCGAAGTCGAACCGCTCGAGCGAGTAGTTGCGGGCGTCGTCGTTCGTGACCGCGAGGCTCGTCGCGCCAAGCCGCTCGGCGTTAAAGCGCAGCGCCGAGATCCGACCGAGGTTGCTGTCGTTGGCGACGACGGTGCCCCGGTCGTCCATCAGCGCAGCGAGCTGGGTCGCCTTCCCGCCGGGAGCCGCACAGCAGTCCCAGACCCGCTCGCCGGGCTCGGGGTCGAGGACGGTCGCCGGAACTGCCGACACCTCCTCCTGACCGTGGGTATAGCCGTGAAACGACGCCCAGGTCGAGCCCGGCGAGTCGGTCTCCAGGCGCAACACGCGTGGGTTCCAGTCGGCTCCCTCGTAGCCGACGTCCTCGGCTTCGAGGACGGCCCTCGCCCGATCGACGGTGGCCTTGATCGTGTTCACCCGGACGGCGTTGCCGAGCGGGCGCTCGCAGGCGGCGAGAAACGCCTCGAAGTCGTCGACGATCGGTCGATACCGCTCGAGTGGCTCCATTGCCCGCGGGTTCGAGACCCCGTCGCTTGTGGGTTTCGAAGCGCTGGCCGCGGCTTTATGTCGGTTACCGCCGACAGATAACACATGGCAGGGATTCAGCGACAGGGATCGGAGGTATCGCTCGAGAACCCGACGCTCGTCGAAGGGTTTCCCGGCGTCGGGCTCGTCGGCAAGATCGCGACGGACCACCTGATCAAAGAGCTCGAGATGGAGTACTACGCGAGTCTGGACTGCGAGGGGCTCCCTCGCGTCGTGACCTACCGGGGCGGGAGGGGCGGGCGCGCCCTCCGGTTCGGATCTACGCCAGCGAGGACCACGAGCTGCTGGCGCTCCAGAGCGACGCGCCGATCCGGGCCGACGCCGTCGACCCGGTTACGAACTGCGTCTCGGGATGGATCGACCAGCAGGAAGCCCGCCCGATCTACCTCAGCGGGCTGCCCGCCGAGCGCGAGGAGCAACCCTCGCTGTACGGGATCGCCACCGGGAGCAAGGACGACGTCCTCGCGAACCACGACATCGACGCCCCGCCGGAGGACGGCGTCGTCAGCGGCCCGACGGGCGCTCTGCTCAACCGCGCCGCACAGAACGGCGACGACAGCCTCGGGCTGATCGTCGACTCGAGTCCGCAGTTTCCGGATCCCGAGGCCGCGAGCGTGCTGCTCGAGGACGGGGTCGCCCCGATCGCGGACGTCTCGATCGAC
This genomic window from Natronococcus occultus SP4 contains:
- a CDS encoding DUF7122 family protein — encoded protein: MGDDATDDRTSDAELADNDGQRFGRLPATAAERTVEGRVSREDVLEYFADRFGIAPETFDDYTFWEKGAGKIWIYGGTAPSPITIEAIGMTCLRTRQEHWKPTTDFVQRFGRHAEDCVIELERDEARAFAAGEDQELERWDGDWGYLIAAHEIGGALAPIGIGLYVHGELRSMVPKGRQREL
- a CDS encoding RsmB/NOP family class I SAM-dependent RNA methyltransferase, whose product is MEPLERYRPIVDDFEAFLAACERPLGNAVRVNTIKATVDRARAVLEAEDVGYEGADWNPRVLRLETDSPGSTWASFHGYTHGQEEVSAVPATVLDPEPGERVWDCCAAPGGKATQLAALMDDRGTVVANDSNLGRISALRFNAERLGATSLAVTNDDARNYSLERFDFEEFDRSLVDAPCSCEGTIRKNPDALDGWSEGYLDEVSGIQKGILRRAVQATREDGTVVYSTCTFAPEENEAVIQHVLEEEDCRVVDFDLGLEHSPGLTEWDGEEYDERLEKAARIYPHQNDTGGFFVAKLEVTA